In Salinirussus salinus, the following proteins share a genomic window:
- a CDS encoding glycosyltransferase family 4 protein translates to MKVAYLYDAVHPWEKGGAQKRVWELARRLADDHDVHLYGMHYWDGPAVMTKEGVTLHGVCEPRELYVDGRRSIPQALTFAASLVPPLLREDFDIIDCQEFPYFPCFVGKGHELLRDSTLVVTWYEVWDDYWHDYLGWKGVFGQAVERATVRLADTVVPISEYIASDLRAIGRTHGLEVVENGVDFDGLQDIPAADADWDLVYVGRLSEHKNVDLLLDAAAIASGRMDRELSCCIVGDGPERDRLEAHAKDVGVADQVDFLGFVEADDDVIGNIKAGSVFVLPSTREGFPNTILEANACGVPSIVVDHEENGSTAVVEDGVTGFITSVSAEAIADRVVDLLTDDDLLADLSTGAREFGWAHDWDVIVDDLEDVYSSAVQADG, encoded by the coding sequence ATGAAGGTCGCATACCTGTATGACGCAGTTCATCCATGGGAGAAAGGCGGCGCCCAGAAGCGGGTCTGGGAGTTGGCCAGGCGGCTGGCCGACGACCACGACGTCCACCTCTACGGGATGCACTACTGGGACGGCCCGGCTGTGATGACCAAAGAGGGTGTGACCCTCCACGGCGTCTGCGAGCCCAGGGAGCTGTACGTCGACGGCCGACGGTCAATCCCCCAGGCGCTCACCTTCGCCGCCAGCCTCGTTCCCCCGCTCCTGCGCGAGGACTTCGATATCATCGACTGCCAGGAGTTCCCCTACTTCCCCTGTTTCGTCGGGAAAGGTCACGAACTTCTCCGGGACTCGACGCTGGTCGTCACGTGGTACGAGGTCTGGGACGACTACTGGCACGACTACCTCGGCTGGAAGGGCGTCTTCGGGCAGGCCGTCGAGCGCGCCACCGTCCGGCTGGCCGACACTGTCGTCCCCATCTCGGAGTACATCGCCTCGGACCTGCGGGCCATCGGCCGCACGCACGGGCTCGAGGTCGTCGAAAACGGCGTCGACTTCGACGGCCTCCAGGATATCCCCGCAGCGGACGCCGACTGGGACCTGGTCTACGTCGGCCGGCTCTCCGAGCACAAGAACGTCGACTTGCTGCTCGACGCCGCGGCCATCGCCTCCGGGCGGATGGACCGCGAGCTCTCCTGCTGTATCGTCGGCGACGGCCCCGAGCGCGACCGTCTCGAAGCGCACGCCAAGGACGTCGGCGTCGCCGACCAGGTGGACTTTCTGGGCTTCGTTGAGGCCGACGACGACGTCATCGGGAATATCAAGGCCGGCTCGGTGTTCGTGCTGCCCTCGACCCGCGAGGGGTTCCCGAACACGATCCTCGAGGCGAACGCGTGTGGCGTCCCGAGCATCGTCGTCGACCACGAGGAGAACGGGTCGACGGCCGTCGTCGAGGACGGCGTCACCGGCTTCATTACGTCGGTCTCCGCCGAGGCCATTGCCGACCGCGTCGTCGACCTCCTCACAGACGACGACCTCCTCGCGGACCTTTCTACCGGAGCCAGGGAGTTCGGCTGGGCCCACGACTGGGATGTGATCGTCGACGACCTCGAAGACGTATATTCAAGTGCCGTGCAGGCAGACGGCTAA
- a CDS encoding NAD-dependent epimerase/dehydratase family protein, producing MSDRDILVTGGAGFIGSHLVRQLTDAGANVLVADNCFSGTPSLVPAGARLETVDIRDEEFADLIRAFEPTDVVHLAALHYIPYCNANPEEAFQVNTMGTRKLVSAARDLPGLDTMVFASSAAVYPPRKGPNSEASETGPMDIYGETKLVGEDLMRLFHRETGVPTVTARLFNVYGPSETNEHLVPAVLEQVRRGNREIELGNLTPKRDFVHVSDVARALRTLLAEFEGGYGTYNVGTGTEWSVREVVEQTSEALGEEIEVVQDEDRVRESDRPHLQADISRIRADFGWEPEVEFVAGLRDLLEQDEEVVVA from the coding sequence ATGTCAGACCGCGATATCCTCGTCACTGGGGGGGCAGGGTTCATCGGCTCGCATCTCGTCCGGCAACTGACCGACGCTGGCGCGAACGTGCTCGTCGCCGACAACTGCTTTTCGGGCACGCCGTCGCTCGTTCCGGCCGGCGCCCGTCTCGAAACTGTCGACATCAGAGACGAGGAGTTCGCGGACCTCATCCGCGCGTTCGAGCCCACCGACGTCGTCCATCTCGCTGCCCTCCACTACATTCCTTACTGTAACGCGAATCCCGAGGAGGCGTTCCAGGTTAACACCATGGGCACCCGCAAGCTCGTCAGCGCGGCCCGCGACCTCCCTGGCCTCGACACGATGGTCTTCGCCTCCTCGGCGGCCGTCTATCCGCCCCGCAAGGGCCCGAACAGCGAAGCCTCCGAAACCGGTCCGATGGACATCTACGGCGAGACCAAGCTGGTCGGGGAAGACCTGATGCGACTGTTCCACAGGGAGACAGGCGTGCCGACGGTGACGGCCCGGCTGTTCAACGTCTACGGCCCCAGCGAGACGAACGAACACCTGGTCCCCGCGGTCCTCGAGCAGGTCCGCCGCGGCAACCGGGAGATCGAACTCGGAAACTTGACGCCCAAGCGTGATTTCGTCCACGTCTCTGACGTGGCACGCGCGCTGAGGACGCTGCTAGCGGAGTTCGAGGGCGGCTACGGAACCTACAACGTGGGCACAGGCACCGAGTGGTCGGTCCGGGAGGTCGTCGAGCAGACCAGCGAGGCCCTCGGCGAGGAGATCGAGGTCGTTCAGGACGAGGACCGCGTCAGGGAGAGCGACCGGCCGCACCTCCAGGCCGACATCTCCCGCATCCGGGCTGACTTCGGCTGGGAGCCCGAGGTCGAGTTCGTCGCGGGCCTGCGCGACCTGCTCGAACAGGACGAGGAGGTGGTCGTCGCGTGA
- a CDS encoding sulfatase-like hydrolase/transferase, with the protein MTERNVVIVTYDSLRADHCGYMGYERDTTPNLDELAEEGVGFTNAISPASRTNPSMAGVFTGEPMVARDRVADPDHARRHLARYGTLAEEVSGRGYTTGAFNPNAYASRHYGFDRGFDHFEDFLFSSDQYQQVFQKHLSDSTLYTLVRNFRNYLRREEAFKTWDRYIDEIEAWCKDQSEPFLLWVFSLDTHFPHLTPRQHREWSSLFEQYYYNWRCNQLIDEMDPDLSEKEVRKIVDIYDDSVRFGDVLLYELQERLAEFDPVYVVFGDHGEAFGERDIYGHFYPSLYEENIHVPLVVSEAVDGIDDHTKPLSLTQVPSIVSQFTGGDDRPEVGNWAVASDYDGRTDRNLIAVRTEEAKQIVSWQDGQVAREETYDLREATLEESPLPIDSSIHETLRPLTQRRYNHEEELLSITSSVADVA; encoded by the coding sequence GTGACAGAGCGCAACGTCGTCATCGTGACCTACGACAGCCTCCGGGCGGACCACTGCGGGTACATGGGCTACGAGCGGGACACGACCCCCAATCTCGACGAGCTGGCCGAGGAGGGCGTCGGCTTCACGAACGCCATCTCGCCTGCCTCGCGGACGAACCCGTCGATGGCCGGGGTCTTTACCGGCGAGCCCATGGTTGCCAGAGACCGGGTTGCCGACCCGGACCACGCCCGCCGCCACCTCGCGCGCTACGGCACGCTCGCCGAGGAAGTCTCCGGCCGGGGGTACACGACCGGTGCGTTCAATCCGAACGCCTACGCGTCGCGCCACTACGGCTTCGACAGAGGCTTCGACCACTTCGAGGACTTCCTCTTTTCCAGCGACCAGTACCAGCAGGTCTTCCAGAAGCACCTCTCGGATTCCACGCTGTACACGCTGGTCCGGAACTTCAGGAATTACCTGCGACGCGAGGAGGCGTTCAAGACCTGGGATCGGTACATCGATGAGATCGAGGCGTGGTGTAAGGACCAGTCGGAGCCGTTCCTGCTGTGGGTTTTTTCGCTCGATACACACTTTCCGCATCTCACTCCCCGACAGCACCGGGAGTGGAGCAGCCTCTTCGAGCAGTACTACTACAACTGGCGGTGCAATCAGCTCATCGACGAGATGGACCCTGACCTCTCGGAGAAAGAGGTCCGGAAGATCGTCGACATCTACGACGATTCGGTCCGCTTCGGGGACGTGCTGCTCTACGAACTCCAGGAACGGCTGGCGGAGTTCGACCCCGTGTACGTGGTCTTTGGCGACCACGGCGAAGCGTTCGGCGAGCGGGATATATACGGGCACTTCTATCCCTCGCTGTACGAGGAGAACATCCACGTCCCGCTCGTTGTCTCGGAGGCCGTCGACGGGATCGACGACCACACCAAACCGCTCTCGCTCACGCAGGTCCCGTCGATCGTCTCCCAATTCACTGGCGGCGACGACCGGCCGGAGGTCGGTAACTGGGCCGTCGCGTCGGATTACGACGGGCGGACCGACCGGAATCTGATCGCAGTCCGAACTGAAGAAGCAAAGCAGATCGTTTCCTGGCAGGACGGACAAGTGGCCCGTGAGGAGACCTACGACCTGCGCGAGGCTACGCTCGAGGAGTCGCCCCTTCCGATAGACAGCTCGATTCACGAGACGCTGAGGCCACTCACGCAGCGGCGGTATAACCACGAAGAAGAGTTGCTGTCGATCACCTCAAGCGTCGCTGACGTAGCTTAG
- a CDS encoding glycosyltransferase, with amino-acid sequence MKAFDAVTAEHDATLGIIGDGPEAERLRRQARRLDHADQVTFLGFLVEYEAVLGHMRAASVFASPSTREGFGITYAEAMAAGCLVVGADHPDPAADEVVGDAGYLPVPTRKGVAAAPDAGLSGQAPTGDPRERARQFDWGKVTDQAEEVSERARAT; translated from the coding sequence CTGAAGGCCTTCGACGCCGTCACCGCCGAGCACGACGCCACCCTGGGCATCATCGGCGACGGGCCCGAGGCAGAGCGCCTGCGCCGACAGGCCCGCCGGCTCGACCACGCCGACCAAGTCACCTTCCTCGGCTTCTTGGTGGAGTACGAGGCTGTCCTGGGCCACATGCGCGCCGCTAGCGTGTTCGCGTCGCCGTCGACCCGCGAGGGCTTCGGGATCACCTACGCCGAGGCGATGGCCGCCGGCTGTCTCGTCGTCGGCGCTGACCATCCCGACCCCGCCGCGGACGAGGTAGTCGGCGACGCGGGCTACCTGCCAGTGCCGACCCGCAAGGGCGTCGCCGCTGCACCCGACGCCGGGCTTTCCGGACAGGCCCCAACAGGCGATCCGCGAGAGCGAGCGCGACAGTTCGACTGGGGAAAGGTCACCGACCAGGCGGAGGAGGTCTCCGAACGGGCGAGGGCAACGTGA
- a CDS encoding MarR family transcriptional regulator: MSIDRDTFENTSEEELADLSVPDQVLGFLVANDDRAFKAREVASQLGADEGAVSTALSRLKERGLVEHKATYWAVTDDEDRLEGYSGYERATALFNERLGAEDKESWREHAPGESHPNVESEQ, encoded by the coding sequence ATGTCGATCGACCGGGACACCTTCGAGAACACGAGCGAGGAAGAACTCGCGGACCTCTCCGTCCCTGACCAGGTACTCGGGTTTCTCGTTGCCAACGATGACCGTGCTTTCAAAGCGCGCGAGGTCGCCTCCCAACTCGGTGCCGACGAGGGCGCAGTCAGTACCGCACTCTCGCGGCTGAAAGAGCGAGGGCTGGTCGAACACAAGGCGACGTACTGGGCGGTGACCGACGACGAAGACCGGCTCGAGGGGTACAGTGGCTACGAGCGGGCGACGGCACTGTTCAACGAGCGACTCGGAGCGGAAGACAAGGAATCGTGGCGTGAGCACGCACCCGGTGAATCTCATCCGAACGTGGAGAGCGAGCAGTGA
- a CDS encoding heavy-metal-associated domain-containing protein, giving the protein MTTITVEGMSCEHCEQTVEEAVCELSGVNGATADRESQQVEIDGDADIGDVVRVVEDAGYTASA; this is encoded by the coding sequence ATGACGACAATCACCGTCGAGGGGATGTCGTGTGAGCACTGCGAACAGACCGTCGAAGAGGCGGTGTGTGAGCTGAGCGGCGTCAATGGCGCCACAGCCGACCGCGAGTCACAGCAGGTCGAGATCGACGGCGACGCTGACATCGGCGACGTGGTCCGCGTGGTCGAGGACGCTGGCTACACCGCTTCTGCCTGA
- a CDS encoding SHOCT domain-containing protein gives MSQTDRQLVTLVLVLFGAVLLLPVLVGGAMGFGPAMTGMWDGGVWGTRQSSWWMTLAGVVLRLVALAVVIAVGYLFYHALTDEDDSDQALEDLRLAYARGDLSDEGYESRRERLQRDI, from the coding sequence ATGTCACAGACTGACCGACAGCTCGTCACGCTCGTGCTCGTCCTTTTCGGAGCGGTCCTGCTGTTGCCCGTGTTAGTGGGCGGGGCGATGGGATTCGGCCCCGCAATGACTGGGATGTGGGACGGCGGGGTCTGGGGAACCAGACAGTCGTCCTGGTGGATGACCCTGGCCGGTGTCGTCCTCCGGCTGGTGGCGCTCGCCGTCGTCATCGCCGTGGGCTATCTGTTCTACCACGCGTTGACTGACGAGGACGACTCCGACCAGGCTCTGGAAGATCTCCGTCTCGCCTACGCCCGGGGCGACCTCTCCGATGAGGGGTACGAAAGCCGACGCGAGAGACTTCAACGAGACATCTGA
- a CDS encoding haloalkane dehalogenase — MALRSTPDHRFDHLEGYDYEPQYVTAVDGNADMAYVDVGSGEETFLCLHGEPTWGYLYRKMIPELRTEGRVVVPDFVGFGRSDKYTTVEEYSFEMHYQSLETFVEELDLQEATLICQDWGSVLGLPLAVSEQPHRFDRVVAANALLTDGERDTTLTDTWYGFKEMVEAARDLPLATFDISGLIDFSCEGTLSPSAARAYDAPFPDDETKAGAYAWPPMVPQDPDMPGADLHADLLEDLEEYDKPFLTAFSDADDVTRHYRDQLRELVPGADDQPDIWIEDAGHFLQEEAGGELAEYVTDFVRRTRG, encoded by the coding sequence ATGGCGCTTCGCTCAACGCCCGACCACCGGTTCGACCACCTCGAGGGGTACGACTACGAGCCACAGTACGTCACGGCGGTCGACGGCAACGCCGACATGGCCTACGTCGACGTTGGCAGCGGCGAGGAGACGTTTCTCTGCCTCCACGGCGAGCCCACGTGGGGGTACCTGTACCGGAAGATGATCCCCGAGCTCCGCACCGAGGGGCGGGTCGTGGTCCCCGACTTCGTCGGCTTCGGGCGGTCGGACAAGTACACGACCGTCGAGGAGTACAGCTTCGAGATGCACTACCAGTCCCTGGAGACCTTCGTCGAGGAACTGGACCTCCAGGAAGCGACGCTCATCTGCCAGGACTGGGGGTCGGTGCTCGGCCTGCCGCTCGCGGTCTCGGAGCAGCCCCACCGGTTCGACCGGGTCGTCGCAGCAAACGCGTTGCTGACCGACGGCGAGCGCGACACCACGCTCACCGACACCTGGTACGGCTTCAAGGAGATGGTGGAGGCGGCACGGGACCTCCCGCTGGCGACGTTCGACATCTCCGGCCTCATCGACTTCTCCTGCGAGGGGACGCTGTCACCGTCGGCCGCTCGTGCCTACGACGCTCCGTTCCCGGACGACGAGACCAAGGCCGGCGCCTACGCCTGGCCGCCGATGGTGCCCCAGGACCCCGACATGCCGGGCGCGGACCTCCACGCCGACCTGCTGGAGGACCTCGAGGAGTACGACAAGCCGTTCCTGACTGCGTTCTCGGACGCCGACGACGTGACGCGCCACTACCGCGACCAGTTGCGTGAACTGGTGCCGGGGGCCGACGACCAGCCCGACATCTGGATCGAGGACGCCGGCCACTTCCTGCAGGAGGAGGCCGGGGGAGAACTCGCGGAGTACGTCACCGATTTCGTCCGCCGGACGCGGGGCTGA
- a CDS encoding PGF-pre-PGF domain-containing protein, translated as MSLARGRRGVPALVVALVVIVSVLSYVPAAGATGHTDPPPQADVFEVSDSVSAWDRAVLPLRADTASAAYTVPNAEWRVVDTSDNEANLNKDPLAVYGTDTEITFTFDDSLANYAGFADENVEVVRARIEESGDGTVPSSFSDALDQVTASNANENATFTEVDPSLAVGGDGTVQFSDTPSKSGHYLYFVAVNETGKDGFTVTDGGVGVDGEVTVVGMEQVVVRKGSGSVTPPSSIQPGDNATFDVDAGSSIQGTDIEQAVVLYDEDRFVAQSFVHEIDASVTSDFNLSEDSTLYSDIDEVNGVGRTADRIGALGVDFSDGTVSGPTSVGTIVDFIGEEASTDLPEVKDNSDDQDIVLDGSATVINTTHRDTEITVETFDNWTTGDYRFVYVAVGEDSGEMVTDTGTVTIEQESDDEDDSDGGGGPPPGDGGTSPGGGGAPGDGDDGDGEPEPPDDGETEPPQQPVVIEPPLTRTNNTVTATVPSVAANQSVALDVSLSTATDRGGITVERLQVTPSTPATNVTTRVTTGQGPPSGTPALDRAASVGYVTADLENVTDPDTTPGTFEFTVSQSLLDETDVEPEDIVMYRFTGGEYVPVETDYMGGNRFQATTPGFSTFAVGAPPAPAADLRVTEASLGAATVTAGDSVDLSVTVQNAGGADGTATFEVTADGEVLATPEISVPANATETATVPVAIDTAGDYEVAINGTTAGTLTVESLTPTTPSTGPGNPGQGTAGPGTATPPGDSDGQDGFGGLGLVVLVLVILGLLATGVWYDRRTE; from the coding sequence ATGTCTCTTGCTCGGGGGAGACGGGGTGTCCCCGCGTTGGTAGTCGCCCTGGTCGTGATCGTGTCAGTTCTCTCGTACGTTCCGGCCGCGGGAGCCACCGGCCACACCGACCCGCCACCGCAGGCGGACGTGTTCGAGGTGAGCGACAGCGTGTCGGCGTGGGACCGGGCGGTCCTCCCGCTCCGCGCCGACACAGCGAGCGCAGCCTACACGGTGCCGAACGCCGAGTGGCGGGTGGTCGATACAAGTGACAACGAGGCCAACCTGAACAAGGACCCGCTTGCGGTCTACGGTACAGATACGGAGATCACGTTCACCTTCGACGACAGTCTCGCGAACTACGCCGGATTCGCCGACGAGAACGTCGAGGTCGTCCGGGCCCGTATCGAGGAGTCTGGAGACGGGACCGTCCCGTCGTCGTTCTCCGACGCCCTCGACCAGGTGACCGCGTCCAACGCGAACGAAAACGCGACGTTCACCGAGGTCGACCCGTCGCTCGCCGTCGGTGGAGATGGGACAGTGCAGTTCTCGGACACGCCCAGCAAGAGCGGCCACTACCTCTACTTCGTCGCCGTTAACGAGACCGGCAAGGACGGCTTCACCGTCACGGACGGTGGGGTCGGCGTCGACGGTGAGGTCACGGTCGTCGGGATGGAGCAGGTCGTCGTCCGCAAGGGCTCAGGGTCAGTGACCCCACCCAGCTCGATCCAGCCCGGGGACAACGCGACCTTCGACGTCGACGCCGGAAGTAGCATCCAGGGAACCGACATCGAGCAGGCGGTCGTGCTCTACGACGAGGACAGATTCGTTGCCCAGTCGTTCGTCCACGAGATAGACGCGAGCGTCACCAGCGACTTCAACCTCAGCGAGGACAGCACCCTCTACTCCGATATCGACGAGGTCAACGGCGTGGGGCGAACGGCGGACCGGATCGGCGCGCTCGGGGTCGATTTCAGTGACGGCACGGTCTCGGGACCCACGAGTGTCGGGACCATCGTCGACTTCATCGGCGAGGAAGCAAGCACCGACCTGCCGGAAGTGAAGGACAATTCGGACGACCAGGACATCGTCCTCGACGGGTCGGCCACAGTCATCAACACGACCCATCGTGACACCGAAATCACCGTCGAGACGTTCGACAACTGGACGACTGGCGACTATCGGTTCGTCTACGTTGCTGTCGGCGAGGACAGCGGGGAGATGGTCACCGATACTGGGACAGTCACCATCGAACAGGAGAGCGACGACGAAGACGACAGCGACGGCGGTGGCGGACCGCCTCCCGGAGACGGCGGCACATCCCCGGGCGGTGGCGGCGCGCCCGGTGACGGCGACGACGGTGACGGGGAACCCGAGCCCCCGGACGACGGTGAGACCGAACCCCCACAACAGCCGGTGGTGATCGAGCCGCCGCTGACCAGAACGAACAACACGGTCACCGCGACGGTCCCCTCCGTGGCAGCGAACCAGTCCGTCGCACTCGACGTCTCGCTGTCGACCGCGACTGACCGCGGTGGGATCACCGTCGAGCGCCTGCAGGTCACACCCTCCACACCGGCCACGAACGTCACGACCCGGGTGACGACAGGGCAGGGGCCGCCGAGTGGCACGCCCGCACTCGACCGCGCGGCATCGGTGGGCTACGTGACCGCCGACCTCGAGAACGTCACCGACCCGGACACGACGCCCGGAACCTTCGAATTCACCGTCTCACAGTCGCTTCTCGACGAGACGGATGTCGAGCCCGAAGACATCGTGATGTACCGCTTCACCGGCGGCGAGTACGTCCCGGTCGAGACGGACTACATGGGTGGCAACCGATTCCAGGCGACCACGCCAGGGTTCTCGACGTTCGCCGTCGGTGCCCCGCCGGCACCCGCGGCCGACCTGCGGGTGACAGAAGCCTCTCTCGGTGCGGCGACCGTCACCGCCGGGGACAGCGTCGACCTCTCGGTGACGGTTCAGAACGCGGGCGGGGCCGACGGAACGGCCACGTTCGAGGTCACAGCCGACGGGGAAGTTCTGGCGACCCCCGAAATCTCGGTGCCGGCAAACGCAACCGAAACGGCGACAGTGCCGGTCGCAATCGACACCGCCGGCGACTACGAGGTCGCGATCAACGGGACAACGGCGGGGACGCTCACCGTCGAGTCGCTGACTCCGACGACGCCGTCGACCGGGCCGGGCAATCCCGGTCAGGGCACCGCCGGCCCGGGGACGGCGACGCCACCGGGAGACTCGGACGGTCAGGACGGCTTCGGCGGGCTCGGGCTGGTGGTGCTCGTCCTGGTCATCCTCGGCCTCCTCGCGACAGGGGTGTGGTATGACCGCCGGACGGAGTAG
- a CDS encoding ABC transporter ATP-binding protein, which produces MTASKTDEKTATVGETVVSGDDLVREYTRGQGRFTSDGPTVRALDGVSVSVARGEVVGAAGPSGSGKSTLLHLLAGLDTPTSGTVRLAGEDVGELGARGRARLRLDHVGVVFQRFHLLPALSARANVALPLVEQGLGKSTRRERAEARLEEVGLDDRVRHKPGQLSGGEQQRVAIARALVTEPDLLVADEPTGELDAATSDTVLSALEAVADERAVVVASHDEQALDVCDRVLHLRDGTLREDD; this is translated from the coding sequence ATGACTGCGAGCAAGACCGACGAGAAGACGGCCACGGTCGGGGAGACGGTCGTCTCGGGTGACGACCTCGTCCGCGAGTACACCCGCGGTCAGGGACGGTTCACGAGCGACGGACCCACCGTCCGGGCACTCGACGGTGTCTCGGTGTCCGTCGCGCGCGGCGAGGTAGTCGGGGCCGCCGGCCCGAGCGGGAGCGGAAAATCGACGCTCCTGCACCTGCTCGCAGGGCTCGACACGCCCACCTCGGGGACTGTCCGACTCGCCGGCGAGGACGTCGGCGAGCTCGGAGCGCGGGGTCGTGCCCGGCTCCGGCTGGACCACGTCGGGGTCGTCTTCCAGCGCTTTCACCTCCTGCCGGCGCTGTCCGCGCGGGCGAACGTGGCGCTCCCGCTGGTCGAACAGGGGCTTGGGAAGAGCACGCGACGCGAGCGAGCGGAGGCCCGCCTCGAGGAGGTCGGGCTCGATGACCGCGTGAGACACAAACCCGGGCAGCTCTCCGGCGGCGAACAGCAACGCGTCGCCATCGCCCGGGCGCTTGTGACTGAACCGGATTTGCTCGTCGCGGACGAACCGACCGGCGAACTCGACGCAGCCACGAGCGACACGGTCCTCTCGGCGCTCGAGGCGGTCGCCGACGAGCGCGCGGTCGTCGTCGCGTCACACGACGAGCAAGCACTCGACGTCTGCGACCGGGTGCTCCACCTCCGGGACGGAACGCTCCGCGAGGACGACTGA
- a CDS encoding FtsX-like permease family protein: MPGNRLVALVGLGARRIVGRVRIAPQRVLLCVLGVGLAVGLMVAVTGISLGLASQTVIEGDDVDYWVVPKGADVQSLAVSTGGVQLGGVHGASERLAADPRVEYATPVLLELLPVRDATTGEQTYVLAVGVVARQEGTVLGLPTDPLAPGDPHYANGSYDGPWTGDVVLNEAAATLTNASTGARLDLVRGGANRSLTVSGVGSGETTTGVGTPPLALVHLSELQSLTGATEGDLADQVLVSTDDRGVRERVERVYPRTTVVTRSGLAAQQVTASNLPLAVAVAALVSAVVVGVLFVTTLMGLEVNADRRHLGTLAALGLGRRSRSLLVAAETVTVSLLGGVVGVVLGLLAILAMNFLGGATSGVGAVARFDPLLLGYALAVAAVIGLLGALYPILLSRRTDPLEVVAR, encoded by the coding sequence ATGCCCGGGAACCGGCTCGTGGCACTGGTGGGCCTCGGCGCACGCCGGATCGTCGGCCGGGTCCGGATCGCCCCACAGCGAGTCCTCCTGTGCGTGCTGGGTGTCGGGCTGGCGGTTGGGTTGATGGTCGCCGTCACCGGTATCTCCCTGGGGCTGGCCTCCCAGACGGTCATCGAGGGGGACGACGTCGACTACTGGGTCGTTCCGAAAGGCGCGGACGTGCAGTCGCTCGCAGTCTCGACCGGTGGGGTCCAGCTCGGCGGGGTGCACGGGGCGAGCGAGCGCCTCGCGGCCGACCCGCGGGTCGAGTACGCGACACCGGTCCTGCTCGAACTGCTGCCGGTGCGGGACGCGACCACCGGCGAGCAGACGTACGTCCTCGCCGTCGGCGTCGTCGCGCGCCAAGAGGGGACGGTGCTGGGGCTACCGACGGACCCGCTCGCTCCCGGGGACCCCCACTACGCGAACGGGAGTTACGACGGGCCCTGGACCGGGGATGTCGTGCTCAACGAAGCCGCTGCGACGCTCACCAACGCCTCCACGGGTGCCCGCCTCGACCTCGTCCGGGGTGGAGCCAACCGGTCGCTGACCGTCTCCGGTGTCGGGTCCGGCGAGACGACTACCGGTGTCGGCACGCCCCCTCTCGCGCTCGTGCACCTGAGCGAACTCCAGTCGCTCACCGGCGCGACCGAGGGCGACCTGGCCGACCAGGTGCTGGTCAGCACCGACGACCGGGGGGTCAGAGAGCGGGTGGAGCGTGTCTACCCGCGGACGACCGTCGTGACGCGGAGCGGGCTCGCCGCCCAGCAGGTGACGGCGTCGAACCTGCCGCTGGCCGTCGCCGTCGCCGCCCTGGTCTCGGCTGTCGTCGTCGGGGTGCTCTTCGTGACGACGCTGATGGGACTGGAGGTGAACGCGGACCGCCGCCACCTCGGGACGCTGGCCGCGCTCGGCCTCGGCCGGCGGTCGCGGTCGCTCCTGGTCGCCGCCGAGACCGTCACTGTCTCGCTGCTCGGTGGCGTCGTCGGGGTCGTCCTGGGGTTGCTGGCCATCCTCGCCATGAACTTCCTCGGGGGCGCGACGTCCGGGGTCGGCGCCGTCGCCAGGTTCGACCCGCTCCTGCTGGGGTACGCCCTGGCGGTGGCCGCGGTCATCGGGCTGCTCGGGGCACTGTACCCCATCCTGCTGAGCCGGCGGACCGACCCGCTCGAGGTGGTCGCGCGGTGA